One region of Algihabitans albus genomic DNA includes:
- a CDS encoding Bug family tripartite tricarboxylate transporter substrate binding protein, translating to MHGKPFVAFAALASLTLASTLGTDAAKADDWEPNKPFEMVIMAGQGGGADRLARLFQSIIQKNDLSPMPVLPINKGGGSGAEALRYLQDNAGDPHKVMATLNSYYTTPLRTDIGVDIAEFTPLARMAVDTFVLWVSADSDIETLEDYVAAVKAAGGAWKMGGTGTGQEDSLVTAMLEKEFGVEMTYVPFAGGGTVAKNLVGGHVDSTVNNPSEQMAFWKAGKSRPIATFTEDRIQVFSDVPTMRELGHDLVYTMQRSFVGPPDMPAAAQDFYVRLLIDLSKTEEWQSYAAEQALVTDLLTGEELQAYLLTERDLHEKLLSEMDESGS from the coding sequence ATGCACGGGAAACCTTTTGTAGCTTTTGCCGCTCTGGCAAGCCTGACACTGGCGTCGACCCTCGGCACGGATGCCGCCAAGGCGGACGACTGGGAGCCGAACAAGCCGTTCGAAATGGTGATCATGGCGGGACAGGGCGGTGGCGCCGACCGCTTGGCCCGGCTGTTTCAATCGATCATTCAGAAGAACGACCTCTCGCCGATGCCGGTGCTGCCGATCAACAAGGGCGGCGGCTCCGGGGCCGAGGCGCTGCGCTACCTGCAGGACAATGCCGGCGACCCTCACAAGGTGATGGCGACGCTGAACAGCTACTACACCACGCCCCTGCGGACCGATATCGGCGTGGATATCGCCGAGTTCACGCCGCTGGCGCGCATGGCGGTCGACACCTTCGTGCTCTGGGTCAGTGCCGACAGCGACATCGAGACGCTCGAGGATTACGTCGCGGCGGTGAAGGCCGCGGGCGGTGCCTGGAAGATGGGCGGAACCGGAACGGGGCAGGAGGACTCCCTGGTCACGGCGATGCTGGAGAAGGAGTTCGGGGTCGAGATGACCTATGTGCCCTTCGCGGGCGGCGGCACGGTCGCCAAGAATCTGGTCGGTGGGCATGTCGATTCCACGGTCAACAATCCCTCCGAACAGATGGCCTTCTGGAAGGCGGGCAAGAGTCGGCCGATCGCGACCTTTACGGAAGACCGCATTCAGGTCTTCTCCGACGTGCCGACCATGCGTGAACTTGGCCATGACCTCGTCTACACCATGCAGCGCAGCTTCGTCGGTCCGCCGGACATGCCGGCCGCGGCGCAGGATTTCTACGTTCGGCTCCTGATCGACCTCAGCAAGACCGAGGAATGGCAGAGCTACGCCGCCGAGCAGGCGCTGGTGACCGACCTGCTGACCGGGGAAGAGCTGCAGGCCTATCTGCTGACGGAACGCGACCTGCACGAAAAGCTGCTGTCGGAGATGGACGAGAGCGGGTCCTAG
- a CDS encoding efflux RND transporter periplasmic adaptor subunit: MTQTNEVQRRSGLVGLVGRLTVAAAIFAVIAGGVATFHLRAAAEDEPEALVPLPVQVQTVLRQDSYRINERFAGRLEPARRSSLAFERAGLLIEVMVEEGDRVETGQLLAQLDIDPLLAQRDAVTAQQAQVAADLDLARRTLRRQRDLFDQGHVSSQRLDEARLSADALAARARALAADLRALDIDIDKSTLRAPFSGQLAARHLDEGAVVSPGGAVLDLLESSRPQARIGVTPEAARRIFAGATFALQASGKDLEGRLAATRPDIAPETRSIELLFDLADRQDVPFGEVVTLRLAREIDGSGFWLPLTALYEDEKGLWSVFTLIERDGDSLVARETVEVLHAEDGQAFVRGTLAAQADVVVGNAERVVPGQRVRPVPPTEVAGVPAS; this comes from the coding sequence ATGACGCAAACGAACGAAGTGCAACGCCGGAGCGGCTTGGTCGGCTTGGTCGGGCGGCTGACGGTCGCGGCCGCGATTTTTGCGGTCATCGCCGGTGGCGTCGCGACCTTCCATCTACGTGCCGCGGCGGAAGACGAACCTGAGGCGTTGGTACCGCTGCCGGTGCAGGTCCAGACCGTCCTCCGGCAGGACAGCTACCGGATCAACGAGCGCTTTGCGGGACGCCTGGAGCCCGCTCGCCGGTCGAGCCTCGCCTTCGAGCGTGCCGGCCTGCTGATCGAGGTGATGGTCGAGGAAGGCGACAGGGTCGAGACCGGTCAACTGCTGGCCCAGCTCGACATCGACCCCCTGCTGGCCCAGCGCGATGCCGTGACGGCACAGCAGGCCCAAGTCGCAGCGGATCTCGACCTCGCCCGGCGAACCCTCCGTCGCCAGCGCGACCTCTTCGATCAAGGCCATGTCAGTAGCCAACGGCTCGACGAGGCTCGGCTTTCGGCCGATGCTCTGGCCGCCCGCGCCCGCGCCCTGGCCGCCGATTTGCGCGCGCTCGACATCGACATCGACAAGTCCACCCTGCGCGCGCCCTTCAGCGGCCAGCTCGCGGCGCGCCACCTCGACGAGGGCGCGGTGGTCTCGCCCGGCGGTGCGGTTCTGGATCTGCTGGAGAGCAGCCGCCCGCAAGCGCGGATCGGCGTGACACCCGAAGCCGCCCGTCGGATCTTCGCCGGAGCCACCTTCGCGCTGCAAGCGAGCGGCAAAGACCTGGAAGGGCGTCTGGCGGCGACGCGGCCCGACATTGCGCCCGAGACACGCAGCATCGAGCTGCTGTTCGATCTCGCAGACAGGCAGGACGTGCCCTTCGGCGAAGTCGTAACCCTGCGTCTGGCGCGCGAGATCGACGGCTCCGGGTTCTGGCTGCCCCTGACCGCTCTCTATGAAGACGAAAAAGGCCTCTGGTCCGTCTTCACGCTGATAGAGCGAGACGGCGACAGCCTCGTGGCGCGCGAAACCGTCGAGGTTCTGCATGCGGAAGACGGCCAGGCCTTCGTGCGCGGTACCCTGGCGGCCCAAGCCGACGTGGTGGTCGGGAATGCCGAACGGGTGGTGCCGGGCCAGCGCGTCAGGCCGGTGCCACCGACCGAAGTCGCGGGAGTACCGGCTTCGTGA
- a CDS encoding MarR family winged helix-turn-helix transcriptional regulator: MSPDIDERDLQAAADLARETCACFALRHAARQTTRLFETELSQAGLSPGQFSILSALVLHEEIAFSDLAERLGMERTSLSRALRPLARDGHITLSPEGPRRRRSAKITEAGRKTYAGAFPLWQRAQAKAARQFGPQAWPELADRLSKLSETQT, from the coding sequence ATGAGCCCTGACATCGACGAACGCGACCTGCAGGCGGCCGCCGACCTGGCGCGAGAGACCTGCGCCTGCTTCGCCCTGCGCCATGCGGCGCGGCAGACCACGAGACTGTTCGAGACGGAGCTTTCGCAAGCCGGCCTCAGTCCGGGACAGTTCTCGATCCTGAGCGCCCTCGTGTTGCACGAGGAGATAGCCTTCAGCGACCTGGCGGAGCGACTGGGCATGGAGCGGACATCCCTGTCCCGCGCCCTGCGGCCGCTCGCGCGCGATGGGCACATCACGCTCTCGCCCGAGGGCCCGCGCCGCCGGCGCAGCGCCAAGATCACGGAAGCGGGCCGTAAAACCTATGCCGGCGCCTTTCCTCTGTGGCAGCGGGCACAGGCGAAGGCCGCCCGACAGTTCGGGCCGCAGGCCTGGCCAGAGCTTGCAGACCGTCTTTCGAAACTTTCCGAGACGCAGACGTGA
- a CDS encoding helix-turn-helix domain-containing protein, whose protein sequence is MPQRKTFVGPRLRQLRRDRKQSQAEMARQLGLSPAYVNLLENNQRSLSVQVLLRLSEAYGVDWRDLVQDDTATALADLRNALQDPLFGGDVPDLQELRAALDHSPKFAERFLDLHKSYRNLGDRLLSLGGGGASDAERIAAASPETVVHDLFRKHRNHFDPLEQAAADFRHGEPIDADEMYSYLKLRLKRDLGIQVSSVPVGALPRTLRYYDETLGEILLSEGLDHQNRVFQLTHVAGLLKYRATIDAIIEAAAIVGARAQARCRVELANYFAAAVLMPYAQVLSEAQDCRYDLDRVALRFGVSFEQACHRVTTLQREGALGVPFFFLRIDKAGNVTKRFNATTFHLAEYGGACPRWDIHFSFRTPGRILPQFVEMPDGSRYFTINRTVDRPSLGYTTQDQRLAVTLGCAIEHAGQLIYSSSFDLDDPDLFTPIGINCRLCPRQNCAQRAHQPLHLDLPIDERRRGQTRFES, encoded by the coding sequence ATGCCGCAACGCAAGACCTTCGTCGGACCGCGCCTGCGCCAGCTCCGCCGCGACCGCAAGCAGTCGCAAGCCGAGATGGCCCGACAACTGGGCCTCAGTCCGGCCTATGTGAACTTGCTGGAGAACAATCAGCGCAGCCTTTCGGTGCAGGTGCTGTTGCGGCTGTCCGAGGCCTATGGCGTCGACTGGCGCGACCTGGTGCAGGACGATACCGCCACCGCGCTCGCGGACCTGCGCAACGCCTTGCAGGACCCCCTGTTCGGAGGCGACGTGCCGGACCTGCAGGAACTGCGGGCCGCGCTCGACCACTCGCCGAAATTCGCCGAGAGATTCCTGGATCTGCACAAGAGCTATCGGAACCTGGGGGACCGGCTGCTGTCGCTCGGCGGCGGCGGCGCCAGCGATGCCGAACGGATTGCGGCGGCCAGCCCAGAGACCGTCGTTCACGACCTTTTCCGCAAGCATCGCAACCACTTCGATCCGCTCGAGCAGGCGGCGGCCGACTTCCGGCACGGGGAGCCGATCGATGCCGACGAGATGTACAGCTATCTGAAACTAAGGCTGAAGCGCGACCTGGGCATCCAGGTCAGCAGCGTCCCGGTCGGCGCCCTGCCCCGGACCCTGCGCTACTACGACGAAACGCTGGGCGAGATCCTCTTGTCCGAGGGACTCGATCATCAGAACAGAGTTTTCCAGCTCACTCACGTGGCCGGCCTGCTGAAGTACCGCGCGACAATCGATGCCATCATCGAAGCGGCCGCGATCGTCGGCGCGCGGGCTCAAGCGCGCTGCCGTGTCGAATTGGCCAATTACTTCGCCGCCGCCGTTCTGATGCCCTACGCGCAGGTGCTGAGCGAGGCGCAGGACTGCCGCTACGACCTGGATCGCGTCGCCCTGCGCTTCGGCGTCTCCTTCGAGCAGGCTTGCCACCGGGTGACGACGCTCCAGCGCGAAGGCGCGCTCGGCGTACCCTTCTTCTTCCTGCGCATCGACAAAGCCGGCAACGTCACCAAACGCTTCAACGCCACCACTTTTCACTTGGCCGAGTACGGCGGCGCCTGCCCGCGTTGGGACATCCACTTCAGCTTTCGGACCCCCGGGCGCATCCTGCCGCAATTCGTCGAGATGCCGGACGGCAGCCGCTACTTTACCATCAACCGCACGGTCGACCGTCCCAGCCTCGGCTACACCACGCAGGACCAGCGGTTGGCCGTAACTCTGGGCTGCGCCATCGAGCACGCGGGACAGCTGATCTACTCGAGCAGCTTCGACCTCGACGACCCCGATCTCTTCACGCCCATCGGCATCAACTGCCGGCTCTGCCCCCGGCAAAACTGCGCCCAGCGCGCGCACCAGCCGCTGCATCTCGACCTGCCCATCGACGAACGCCGCCGAGGTCAGACGCGCTTCGAAAGCTAG
- a CDS encoding tripartite tricarboxylate transporter permease, with protein sequence MDVLQHLADGFAISLLPLNLGVLILGVTVGLFIGAMPGLGSVNGVAILLPITFLVPPASAIIFLAAIYYGAMYGGAISSILLGIPGASTAVATTFDGRPLAQKGQAGLALIAAAVGSFVGGTVSVVLFTLFAAPLADVALAFGPAEEFALVLLAFTTFLALGGDDVLKTVIMIVLGLVLSTVGLDLISGQPRLIFGDLPGFYSGISFLVLAIGLYGVGEILWTIEQTRHKPQVMPAHIRFSDLVAGFRALKSSVMAMASGSLLGYFVGMLPAAGATPASLMAYGVAKSTSRRPEEFGKGAVEGVVAPETANNAASTGSLLPMLTLGIPGSPTTALLLGGMVMWGLMPGPMLFIEQPEFVWGLISSLYTANVFAVVINLALIPLFVWSLRMPLPVLCALVLVLCIVGGYTPNQKMHDVWLIAAFGIAGYVLRKLDYPLAPLVLALVLGPLMEKSLRQALIAAQGDVTTFIERPISGTFIAIALLLFLLPLIRKLRHLPLFKRAAASSGSSA encoded by the coding sequence ATGGACGTCCTGCAGCACCTGGCCGACGGCTTTGCGATTTCGCTTCTTCCGCTCAACCTCGGCGTTCTCATCCTCGGCGTGACGGTCGGCCTGTTCATCGGCGCGATGCCGGGTCTGGGCTCGGTCAACGGCGTCGCGATCCTGCTCCCGATCACCTTCCTGGTGCCGCCGGCCTCGGCCATCATCTTCCTCGCGGCAATCTACTACGGCGCCATGTACGGTGGCGCCATCTCTTCGATCCTGCTGGGCATTCCGGGCGCTTCGACGGCGGTCGCCACCACCTTCGACGGCCGGCCTCTGGCCCAGAAAGGCCAAGCGGGGCTTGCGCTGATCGCGGCCGCGGTCGGCTCCTTCGTCGGCGGGACGGTGTCCGTCGTCCTCTTCACGCTCTTCGCCGCTCCCCTGGCCGACGTGGCGCTGGCCTTCGGACCGGCCGAGGAGTTCGCGCTCGTCCTGCTCGCCTTCACGACCTTCCTGGCACTCGGCGGCGACGACGTGCTTAAGACCGTGATCATGATCGTGCTCGGTCTCGTCCTCAGCACCGTCGGGCTCGATCTGATCTCCGGCCAGCCGCGCTTGATCTTCGGCGATCTGCCCGGCTTCTACAGCGGGATCTCCTTTCTCGTGCTGGCGATCGGCCTTTACGGCGTCGGCGAGATCCTCTGGACCATCGAGCAGACCCGCCACAAGCCGCAGGTCATGCCGGCGCATATCCGGTTCTCGGACCTTGTCGCCGGTTTTCGCGCGCTCAAGTCGTCGGTGATGGCCATGGCCAGCGGTTCGCTGCTCGGCTACTTCGTCGGCATGCTGCCGGCCGCCGGCGCGACCCCGGCCTCGCTGATGGCCTACGGGGTCGCAAAATCCACCTCGCGCAGACCGGAAGAGTTCGGCAAGGGCGCCGTCGAGGGCGTCGTGGCGCCGGAGACTGCCAACAACGCCGCCAGCACCGGCTCGCTGCTCCCGATGCTGACCTTGGGCATCCCCGGCTCGCCGACGACGGCCTTGCTGCTCGGCGGTATGGTGATGTGGGGCCTGATGCCGGGCCCGATGCTCTTCATCGAGCAACCGGAGTTCGTTTGGGGCCTGATCTCCAGTCTCTACACGGCGAACGTCTTCGCCGTGGTCATCAATCTTGCGCTGATCCCTCTGTTCGTCTGGTCGCTGCGCATGCCGCTGCCGGTGCTCTGCGCCCTCGTGCTGGTGCTCTGTATCGTCGGCGGCTACACGCCCAACCAGAAGATGCACGACGTCTGGCTGATTGCCGCCTTCGGCATCGCCGGCTACGTGCTGCGCAAGCTCGATTATCCCCTGGCGCCGCTGGTTCTGGCCCTGGTGCTGGGGCCTTTAATGGAGAAGTCGCTACGCCAGGCGCTGATCGCCGCCCAGGGCGACGTGACCACCTTTATCGAGCGTCCGATTTCCGGAACTTTCATCGCCATCGCGCTGCTGTTGTTCCTCTTGCCCTTGATCCGTAAGCTGCGCCACCTTCCGCTTTTCAAGCGCGCCGCCGCGTCCAGCGGCTCGTCGGCGTAA
- a CDS encoding aminotransferase class V-fold PLP-dependent enzyme, with product MTDTVATAVVKSGMTHLFIPGPTNVPEPVRRAMNVPMQDMRAADFGALTLPLFADLAKVFKTSRGRVFMFPSSGTGAWEAGITNTLSPGDRVLMSRFGQFSHLWVDMAERLGLEVECIDLPWGAGVPVDTYAERLTADREGRIKAVFVTHNETATGVTSDLAGVRAALDACGHEALLFADGVSSIASIDFRMDDWGVDLAIAGSQKGFLMPAGLSFVGVSEKALRARKTAGLSRCYFDFDDMARMNADGFFPYTPPTQMFHGLRAALDLLFAEGLDNVFARHRRLAEGVRRGVFAWGLDLCARKPDLYSDTVSAIRVPEAIDAREVIRIGYERYRTSFGSGLSQLAGKVFRIGHLGDLNEVSCLAALASAEMALCDAGAEIEPGAGVAAAQSWYRQSILPQAQAVAAE from the coding sequence ATGACCGACACCGTCGCGACCGCTGTCGTCAAATCCGGCATGACGCATCTTTTCATTCCCGGCCCGACGAACGTTCCCGAGCCCGTGCGCCGTGCCATGAACGTGCCAATGCAGGACATGCGCGCCGCCGATTTCGGCGCTTTGACCCTGCCGCTCTTTGCGGATCTGGCGAAGGTTTTCAAAACCTCCCGCGGCCGCGTCTTCATGTTTCCCTCGTCCGGGACCGGAGCCTGGGAGGCCGGCATCACCAACACGCTGAGCCCCGGCGACCGGGTTCTGATGTCGCGCTTCGGGCAGTTCTCCCATCTCTGGGTCGACATGGCCGAGCGCCTGGGCCTGGAGGTCGAGTGTATCGATCTGCCGTGGGGGGCGGGTGTGCCTGTCGACACCTATGCGGAGCGGCTGACGGCCGACCGCGAGGGCCGGATCAAGGCTGTCTTCGTGACCCACAACGAGACCGCCACCGGCGTCACCTCGGACCTGGCCGGCGTGCGCGCGGCGCTCGACGCTTGCGGGCATGAGGCCTTGCTCTTCGCTGACGGTGTCAGCTCGATCGCCTCGATCGACTTCCGGATGGACGACTGGGGCGTCGATCTGGCCATTGCCGGCTCGCAGAAAGGCTTTCTGATGCCGGCCGGTCTGAGTTTCGTCGGTGTCAGCGAGAAGGCGTTGCGCGCCAGGAAAACGGCCGGTCTGAGCCGCTGTTATTTCGATTTCGACGATATGGCGCGGATGAACGCGGACGGCTTCTTCCCCTACACGCCACCGACCCAGATGTTCCATGGCCTGCGCGCGGCGCTGGACCTGCTGTTCGCCGAAGGCCTGGACAACGTCTTCGCGCGGCACAGGCGCCTGGCCGAGGGCGTGCGCCGCGGCGTTTTTGCCTGGGGACTCGATCTCTGCGCGCGGAAACCGGATCTCTACTCCGACACCGTCAGCGCGATCCGGGTGCCGGAAGCGATCGACGCGCGGGAGGTGATCCGGATCGGCTACGAGCGCTACCGCACCTCCTTCGGATCGGGACTATCGCAATTGGCCGGCAAGGTCTTCCGCATCGGGCATCTGGGGGATCTCAACGAGGTCAGCTGTCTCGCGGCGCTGGCCAGCGCCGAGATGGCCCTCTGCGACGCGGGCGCCGAAATCGAACCGGGCGCCGGCGTTGCCGCGGCTCAGAGTTGGTATCGCCAGTCGATCCTGCCGCAGGCACAGGCGGTGGCAGCCGAGTAG
- a CDS encoding tripartite tricarboxylate transporter TctB family protein, translated as MRVAELMVAALLMGLSGYFMLHATALPIGWEPGAGPGGGAFPFWLSLIMLAAVGGVFLRQFAGLLADRGSSRPFVTRAALRDLLFVGLSLVATIALIHVVGAYVAIPLFLLFYLRVMGNRGWRLTATLALVTPVVVFFFFEVALKILLPKGITEPLFIPLYTLLF; from the coding sequence ATGCGCGTTGCCGAATTGATGGTCGCGGCCCTGCTGATGGGCCTGTCCGGCTACTTCATGCTCCATGCCACCGCTCTGCCGATCGGTTGGGAGCCGGGCGCCGGACCCGGTGGCGGTGCCTTTCCCTTCTGGCTTTCGCTGATCATGCTGGCTGCGGTTGGCGGTGTCTTCCTGCGTCAGTTCGCCGGGCTGCTGGCCGACAGGGGCAGCAGCCGCCCCTTTGTCACCCGGGCGGCGCTGCGCGACCTCCTGTTCGTCGGCCTGTCCCTCGTGGCGACGATCGCGCTGATCCACGTGGTGGGAGCCTACGTCGCCATCCCGCTGTTTCTGCTCTTCTACCTGAGGGTCATGGGCAATAGGGGCTGGCGCCTGACCGCCACGCTGGCGCTGGTGACCCCGGTGGTCGTGTTTTTCTTTTTCGAGGTCGCGCTCAAGATCCTGCTGCCCAAGGGCATCACCGAACCGCTGTTCATACCGCTCTACACCCTTCTGTTCTGA
- a CDS encoding acyl--CoA ligase — protein sequence MPHPAAAPALGAAGRDWLSFGQLRDLIETTLASVNELGIGRGDRLAIVLPNGPEMAAAFVTLACGTTTAPLNPAYREEEYDFYLGDLNAKALVVAEDYDGPALPAAARQGVRVLRLSSPPDKPAGWFQLRAEGESSVATAASGGWAEADDVGLVLHTSGTTSRPKIVPLLQRNLTASAHHIGATLALTPADRCLNIMPLFHIHGLIAAVLSSLSAGASVWCSPGFNALQVFGWFETVKPSWYTAVPTMHQAILARAARNNAVVETADLRLIRSSSASLPPQVMTALQETFGCPVIESYGMTEAAHQMASNPLPPRPQKAGSVGIEAGPLVRTADEAADRLLEPQETGEVVISGPNVTPGYEANPDANAKSFFEVEGRRWFRTGDQGQFDAEGYLRITGRLKEIINRGGEKVSPLEVDEVLMDHPAVAQVVTFAMPHPKLGEEVAAAVVLREGQEAQERQLRDFASERLADFKVPRKVVILPDIPKGATGKLQRIGLAEKLGLTS from the coding sequence ATGCCTCATCCGGCCGCAGCGCCCGCGCTCGGCGCCGCCGGGCGCGACTGGTTGAGCTTCGGCCAACTGCGCGACCTGATCGAGACCACGCTGGCCAGCGTGAACGAGCTGGGCATCGGCCGCGGCGACCGCTTGGCGATCGTGCTGCCGAACGGCCCCGAGATGGCGGCCGCCTTTGTCACGCTGGCCTGCGGTACGACGACGGCGCCGCTCAATCCGGCCTACCGGGAGGAGGAGTACGACTTCTATCTCGGCGATCTGAATGCCAAGGCGCTGGTGGTGGCGGAGGACTACGACGGTCCGGCTCTGCCGGCGGCGGCCCGGCAGGGCGTGCGGGTGCTGAGGCTGTCGAGCCCGCCCGACAAACCCGCCGGTTGGTTCCAGTTGCGGGCCGAGGGAGAGAGCTCCGTCGCTACGGCTGCCTCGGGCGGCTGGGCAGAAGCCGACGATGTTGGCCTGGTGCTCCACACCTCGGGGACGACCTCGCGGCCGAAGATCGTGCCGCTGCTGCAGCGGAACCTGACCGCCTCGGCTCACCACATCGGGGCGACGCTGGCGCTGACGCCGGCGGATCGCTGCCTCAACATCATGCCGTTGTTCCATATCCACGGACTGATCGCGGCGGTGCTCTCCTCCCTGTCCGCCGGAGCCTCGGTCTGGTGCTCCCCGGGCTTCAACGCGCTGCAGGTTTTCGGCTGGTTCGAAACCGTCAAGCCCAGCTGGTACACGGCGGTGCCGACCATGCATCAGGCCATTCTGGCGCGTGCCGCGCGCAATAATGCGGTCGTTGAGACGGCCGACCTGCGGCTGATCCGCTCCTCCTCCGCCTCCTTGCCGCCGCAGGTGATGACGGCCCTGCAGGAAACTTTCGGCTGTCCGGTGATCGAGAGCTACGGCATGACGGAGGCGGCGCACCAGATGGCCTCCAACCCGCTGCCGCCGCGACCCCAGAAGGCCGGTTCGGTCGGCATCGAGGCCGGGCCGCTGGTCCGGACAGCCGACGAGGCGGCGGACCGTCTGCTGGAGCCGCAGGAGACCGGCGAGGTCGTGATCTCCGGCCCCAACGTGACGCCGGGCTACGAAGCCAATCCCGATGCCAACGCAAAGTCCTTCTTCGAGGTCGAGGGGCGCCGCTGGTTCCGGACCGGCGACCAGGGCCAGTTCGATGCCGAGGGGTACCTGCGTATCACCGGACGACTGAAGGAAATCATCAACCGGGGCGGCGAGAAGGTCTCGCCGCTCGAGGTCGACGAGGTGCTGATGGATCACCCCGCCGTGGCCCAGGTCGTCACCTTCGCCATGCCCCATCCCAAGCTGGGCGAGGAGGTGGCGGCGGCCGTGGTGCTGCGGGAAGGGCAGGAGGCCCAGGAACGGCAGCTGCGCGACTTCGCCTCCGAGCGGCTCGCCGACTTCAAGGTGCCGCGCAAGGTGGTGATTCTGCCGGACATCCCCAAGGGGGCCACCGGCAAGCTGCAGCGCATCGGCCTGGCCGAAAAGCTCGGTCTGACCTCATGA